A section of the Telopea speciosissima isolate NSW1024214 ecotype Mountain lineage chromosome 3, Tspe_v1, whole genome shotgun sequence genome encodes:
- the LOC122655729 gene encoding cyclin-dependent kinase G-2 isoform X1, with product MAAGRHGGYRDNEFRDRESDLEASRRRDFYHAKEDYDRGHIGEHDRGRSRNREFERGKERDGRDRTRVRQKDIKEREVVNGGYHSSSSTSNSGSSGSGYGRGSFPVRMADREPGELSSGSGSDGAVASESQVKDVEVSKNENGFRSLQGKKRKFSPIVWDREEKELSNSSKNRIALTSTVSPLQPKSSRQSPNIVPEGAVQISPINHSDVQSSQSSPFKPSVVTGSVGSAASESPAGLSFAPHEQQWSNDREPGQLEEEDFVPTRNISSSRWADEGNSPADEGEISDDKDMHKKKKKMPMSDMLDTRLNPKTSSPELGELPREGSEGARAKSSDSNDGVHHVSSADEHGENEVDNNDYMDIDGENDRKNVSDNQSDTDSGSEDDPRKTPEPPILQQRNINMLQGCRSVDEFERLNKIDEGTYGVVYRAKDKKTSEIVALKKVKMEKEREGFPLTSLREINILLSFHHPSIVDVKEVVVGSNLDSIFMVMEYMEHDLKGLMETMKQPFSQSEVKCLMLQLLEGVKYLHDNWVLHRDLKTSNLLLNNRGELKICDFGLARQYGSPLKPYTHLVVTLWYRAPELLLGAKLYSTAVDMWSLGCIMAELLAKEPLFPGKAEVDQLDKIFKMLGTPNEAIWPGFSKLPGVKVNFVKHRYNMLRKKFPATSFTGSPILSDAGFDLLNKLLTYDPEKRITAEAALNHEWFHEVPLPKSKDFMPTFPAQHAQDRRLRRIMKSPDPLEEQRRKELQQGELGTGGLFS from the exons ATGGCGGCAGGAAGACATGGTGGCTACCGTGATAACGAATTCAGAGACCGTGAATCTGATCTCGAGGCTTCAAGGAGGAGAGATTTTTATCACGCGAAGGAAGATTATGATCGCGGTCACATCGGTGAACATGACCGCGGAAGAAGTCGCAATCGGGAGTTTGAACGTGGAAAGGAGCGAGATGGCAGGGATAGGACAAGAGTTAGACAGAAGGatattaaagagagagaagtagTAAATGGCGGTTACCATTCTTCATCAAGCACTAGCAACTCAGGTAGCAGTGGAAGTGGTTACGGACGAGGTAGTTTTCCTGTTAGAATGGCAGACCGTGAACCTGGTGAGCTGTCAAGTGGGAGTGGATCTGATGGTGCTGTTGCTTCTGAATCGCAGGTTAAGGATGTAGAGGTTTCGAAGAATGAAAATGGTTTTAGGTCTCTtcaaggaaaaaagagaaaattctcCCCTATTGTGTGGgacagagaagagaaagagctGAGCAATTCTTCTAAAAATAGAATTGCTCTGACGAGTACTGTTTCTCCACTGCAGCCAAAATCTTCCCGCCAGTCGCCAAACATTGTTCCTGAAGGGGCTGTGCAAATTTCTCCCATCAATCATAGTGACGTTCAGAGCTCACAGTCTTCACCCTTCAAGCCTTCAGTAGTGACTGGGTCAGTGGGGTCTGCTGCATCTGAATCACCAGCAGGATTATCTTTTGCCCCACATGAGCAGCAGTGGAGCAATGATAGGGAACCGGGGCAGCTGGAGGAGGAAGACTTTGTTCCAACACGGAACATTTCATCATCCCGATGGGCAGATGAAGGCAATTCTCCTGCggatgaaggagaaatatctGATGACAAAGACatgcataagaagaagaaaaagatgccTATGTCTGATATGTTGGACACCAGGTTAAATCCAAAAACATCAAGCCCTGAGCTTGGGGAACTCCCTAGAGAAGGTTCTGAAGGAGCTCGTGCTAAATCATCTGACTCTAATGATGGAGTACATCATGTTTCCTCTGCAGATGAACATGGAGAAAACGAAGTGGATAATAATGACTATATGGACATTGATGGGGAAAATGACCGCAAAAATGTTAGTGATAACCAGTCGGATACAGATTCTGGTTCGGAAGATGATCCCCGTAAAACACCAGAGCCTCCAATTCTGCAACAAAGAAATATAAACATGCTTCAGGGGTGTAGAAGTGTTGACGAATTCGAGAGACTCAACAAGATAGATGAAGGTACTTATGGTGTTGTATATAGAGCCAAGGATAAGAAGACATCAGAAATTGTAGCATTGAAGAAGGtgaagatggagaaggaaagggaaggttTCCCACTGACTTCTTTGAGGGAAATAAACATTCTTCTGTCCTTCCACCATCCATCAATTGTGGATGTTAAGGAAGTTGTTGTAGGTAGTAATCTTGACAGTATTTTTATGGTAATGGAGTACATGGAACATGATCTTAAAGGGTTGATGGAAACAATGAAGCAGCCTTTTAGCCAAAGTGAAGTTAAATGCTTGATGCTACAGCTGTTGGAGGGTGTCAAGTATCTTCATGACAACTGGGTTCTTCATAGGGATTTGAAGACATCAAATCTTCTTTTGAATAACCGGGGTGAGTTGAAGATATGTGATTTTGGGTTGGCTCGTCAATATGGGAGCCCATTGAAGCCCTATACCCATTTGGTGGTTACTCTATGGTACAG GGCACCTGAACTTCTATTAGGAGCTAAACTATATTCGACTGCTGTTGACATGTGGTCATTGGGTTGTATAATGGCCGAACTTTTAGCCAAAGAGCCATTATTCCCTGGGAAAGCTGAGGTTGACCAGCTTGACAAG ATTTTCAAGATGCTTGGCACGCCAAATGAGGCAATTTGGCCTGGGTTTTCAAAATTGCCTGGAGTCAAGGTCAACTTTGTTAAGCACCG GTATAATATGCTCCGTAAGAAATTTCCGGCCACATCTTTCACTGGTTCTCCAATTCTATCAGATGCTGGATTTGATTTGTTGAATAAACTTCTAACTTATGATCCTGAgaag CGAATAACAGCAGAAGCGGCGCTTAACCATGAATGGTTCCATGAGGTTCCCCTTCCCAAATCCAAAGATTTTATGCCAACATTTCCCGCCCAACATGCTCAAGACAG GCGTCTACGACGAATTATGAAAAGCCCAGATCCATTGGAGGAACAGAGGAGAAAGGAATTGCAGCAAGGGGAATTAGGAACTGGAGGTTTGTTTAGCTAG
- the LOC122655729 gene encoding cyclin-dependent kinase G-2 isoform X2 translates to MAAGRHGGYRDNEFRDRESDLEASRRRDFYHAKEDYDRGHIGEHDRGRSRNREFERGKERDGRDRTRVRQKDIKEREVVNGGYHSSSSTSNSGSSGSGYGRGSFPVRMADREPGELSSGSGSDGAVASESQVKDVEVSKNENGFRSLQGKKRKFSPIVWDREEKELSNSSKNRIALTSTVSPLQPKSSRQSPNIVPEGAVQISPINHSDVQSSQSSPFKPSVVTGSVGSAASESPAGLSFAPHEQQWSNDREPGQLEEEDFVPTRNISSSRWADEGNSPADEGEISDDKDMHKKKKKMPMSDMLDTRLNPKTSSPELGELPREGSEGARAKSSDSNDGVHHVSSADEHGENEVDNNDYMDIDGENDRKNVSDNQSDTDSGSEDDPRKTPEPPILQQRNINMLQGCRSVDEFERLNKIDEGTYGVVYRAKDKKTSEIVALKKVKMEKEREGFPLTSLREINILLSFHHPSIVDVKEVVVGSNLDSIFMVMEYMEHDLKGLMETMKQPFSQSEVKCLMLQLLEGVKYLHDNWVLHRDLKTSNLLLNNRGELKICDFGLARQYGSPLKPYTHLVVTLWYRAPELLLGAKLYSTAVDMWSLGCIMAELLAKEPLFPGKAEVDQLDKIFKMLGTPNEAIWPGFSKLPGVKVNFVKHRLPALGDSVQAFWVA, encoded by the exons ATGGCGGCAGGAAGACATGGTGGCTACCGTGATAACGAATTCAGAGACCGTGAATCTGATCTCGAGGCTTCAAGGAGGAGAGATTTTTATCACGCGAAGGAAGATTATGATCGCGGTCACATCGGTGAACATGACCGCGGAAGAAGTCGCAATCGGGAGTTTGAACGTGGAAAGGAGCGAGATGGCAGGGATAGGACAAGAGTTAGACAGAAGGatattaaagagagagaagtagTAAATGGCGGTTACCATTCTTCATCAAGCACTAGCAACTCAGGTAGCAGTGGAAGTGGTTACGGACGAGGTAGTTTTCCTGTTAGAATGGCAGACCGTGAACCTGGTGAGCTGTCAAGTGGGAGTGGATCTGATGGTGCTGTTGCTTCTGAATCGCAGGTTAAGGATGTAGAGGTTTCGAAGAATGAAAATGGTTTTAGGTCTCTtcaaggaaaaaagagaaaattctcCCCTATTGTGTGGgacagagaagagaaagagctGAGCAATTCTTCTAAAAATAGAATTGCTCTGACGAGTACTGTTTCTCCACTGCAGCCAAAATCTTCCCGCCAGTCGCCAAACATTGTTCCTGAAGGGGCTGTGCAAATTTCTCCCATCAATCATAGTGACGTTCAGAGCTCACAGTCTTCACCCTTCAAGCCTTCAGTAGTGACTGGGTCAGTGGGGTCTGCTGCATCTGAATCACCAGCAGGATTATCTTTTGCCCCACATGAGCAGCAGTGGAGCAATGATAGGGAACCGGGGCAGCTGGAGGAGGAAGACTTTGTTCCAACACGGAACATTTCATCATCCCGATGGGCAGATGAAGGCAATTCTCCTGCggatgaaggagaaatatctGATGACAAAGACatgcataagaagaagaaaaagatgccTATGTCTGATATGTTGGACACCAGGTTAAATCCAAAAACATCAAGCCCTGAGCTTGGGGAACTCCCTAGAGAAGGTTCTGAAGGAGCTCGTGCTAAATCATCTGACTCTAATGATGGAGTACATCATGTTTCCTCTGCAGATGAACATGGAGAAAACGAAGTGGATAATAATGACTATATGGACATTGATGGGGAAAATGACCGCAAAAATGTTAGTGATAACCAGTCGGATACAGATTCTGGTTCGGAAGATGATCCCCGTAAAACACCAGAGCCTCCAATTCTGCAACAAAGAAATATAAACATGCTTCAGGGGTGTAGAAGTGTTGACGAATTCGAGAGACTCAACAAGATAGATGAAGGTACTTATGGTGTTGTATATAGAGCCAAGGATAAGAAGACATCAGAAATTGTAGCATTGAAGAAGGtgaagatggagaaggaaagggaaggttTCCCACTGACTTCTTTGAGGGAAATAAACATTCTTCTGTCCTTCCACCATCCATCAATTGTGGATGTTAAGGAAGTTGTTGTAGGTAGTAATCTTGACAGTATTTTTATGGTAATGGAGTACATGGAACATGATCTTAAAGGGTTGATGGAAACAATGAAGCAGCCTTTTAGCCAAAGTGAAGTTAAATGCTTGATGCTACAGCTGTTGGAGGGTGTCAAGTATCTTCATGACAACTGGGTTCTTCATAGGGATTTGAAGACATCAAATCTTCTTTTGAATAACCGGGGTGAGTTGAAGATATGTGATTTTGGGTTGGCTCGTCAATATGGGAGCCCATTGAAGCCCTATACCCATTTGGTGGTTACTCTATGGTACAG GGCACCTGAACTTCTATTAGGAGCTAAACTATATTCGACTGCTGTTGACATGTGGTCATTGGGTTGTATAATGGCCGAACTTTTAGCCAAAGAGCCATTATTCCCTGGGAAAGCTGAGGTTGACCAGCTTGACAAG ATTTTCAAGATGCTTGGCACGCCAAATGAGGCAATTTGGCCTGGGTTTTCAAAATTGCCTGGAGTCAAGGTCAACTTTGTTAAGCACCG GCTTCCAGCTTTGGGTGACTCTGTTCAGGCTTTCTGGGTTGCCTAG